In a single window of the Halopiger xanaduensis SH-6 genome:
- a CDS encoding phosphoenolpyruvate hydrolase family protein, with protein sequence MEFAHDESRRRLEETVANGEPIIGAGAGTGMSAKFAERGGVDLLIIYNSGRYRMNGRGSLAGLLPYGDANEIVLDMGRQVLPVVEDTPVLAGVNGTDPFRQMDVFIEDLKRRGFSGVQNFPTVGLIDEDSQFRQNLEETGMGYDKEVEMIREAAEQDMLTCPYVFTEEQAREMAEAGADVIVSHMGLTTSGDIGAETALDLDAAAERVQAHHDAATDVNNDVLVICHGGPIAWPDDAEYVLNETEGVVGFFGASSLERLPTEEAIENQAAEFKSIEF encoded by the coding sequence ATGGAATTTGCACACGACGAATCGAGACGGCGACTCGAGGAAACGGTTGCGAACGGCGAGCCGATCATCGGCGCGGGTGCCGGGACGGGTATGTCGGCGAAGTTCGCCGAGCGCGGCGGCGTCGACCTGCTGATCATCTACAACTCCGGCCGGTACCGGATGAACGGTCGGGGCTCGCTGGCGGGCTTGCTCCCGTACGGCGACGCCAACGAGATCGTCCTCGACATGGGTCGCCAGGTATTGCCGGTCGTAGAGGACACGCCCGTGCTGGCAGGGGTCAACGGAACCGATCCGTTCCGACAGATGGACGTCTTCATCGAGGATCTCAAGCGGCGCGGATTCTCGGGCGTCCAGAACTTCCCGACCGTCGGACTCATCGACGAGGACAGCCAGTTCCGCCAAAATCTCGAGGAGACGGGAATGGGCTACGACAAGGAAGTCGAGATGATCCGGGAGGCCGCCGAGCAGGACATGCTGACGTGCCCGTACGTCTTCACCGAAGAGCAGGCCCGCGAGATGGCCGAAGCTGGTGCGGACGTCATCGTCTCGCACATGGGACTGACGACGTCGGGCGACATCGGCGCCGAAACGGCGCTCGATCTCGACGCAGCCGCCGAACGGGTACAGGCCCATCACGACGCTGCCACGGACGTCAACAACGACGTGCTCGTCATCTGCCACGGCGGGCCGATCGCCTGGCCGGATGACGCCGAATACGTCCTGAACGAGACGGAGGGCGTCGTCGGCTTCTTCGGGGCCTCCAGCCTCGAGCGGTTGCCGACGGAGGAGGCCATCGAGAACCAGGCTGCCGAATTCAAGTCGATCGAGTTCTGA
- a CDS encoding PadR family transcriptional regulator codes for MNDLTGFQRDLLYVIAGDDQPSGQDVKEEVEQYYSNEINHGRLYPNLDTLVNKELVEKGQLDRRTNYYAITADGEEAIAERQEWERQYVDL; via the coding sequence ATGAACGACCTCACTGGATTCCAACGCGACTTGCTGTACGTCATCGCGGGTGATGATCAGCCATCGGGCCAGGATGTAAAGGAGGAAGTCGAGCAGTACTACAGTAACGAGATCAATCACGGGCGACTCTATCCGAATCTCGATACGCTCGTTAATAAGGAACTCGTCGAGAAGGGGCAACTCGATCGCCGAACGAACTACTATGCTATCACTGCGGACGGTGAAGAAGCGATTGCGGAACGACAAGAGTGGGAGCGCCAGTATGTCGATTTATAG
- a CDS encoding cupin domain-containing protein, whose translation MTDTHFVEPDDVESLAFDWGVLKWLHTPDVTGGDRFSAGVVRLKPGKGHERHTHPESDEILYVLRGEGRQEVGDETREIAAGELVFVPEGVEHGTENTGWEPLLLLAVYAPPGPEAQLREQPDCEVVPAGELPTGDAVEPGDGDP comes from the coding sequence ATGACCGATACACACTTCGTCGAACCGGACGACGTCGAGAGCCTGGCGTTCGACTGGGGCGTCCTCAAGTGGTTGCACACACCCGACGTCACCGGCGGCGATCGGTTCAGCGCGGGCGTCGTTCGACTCAAGCCGGGGAAGGGCCACGAGCGGCACACCCACCCCGAAAGCGACGAAATCCTCTACGTCCTGCGTGGGGAGGGGAGACAGGAGGTCGGCGACGAGACGCGCGAGATCGCGGCCGGCGAGTTGGTGTTCGTTCCCGAGGGCGTCGAGCACGGGACGGAAAACACCGGCTGGGAGCCGCTGCTCCTGCTGGCCGTCTACGCGCCGCCGGGGCCGGAGGCACAGCTGCGTGAGCAACCGGACTGCGAGGTCGTTCCCGCCGGTGAACTGCCGACCGGGGACGCCGTCGAACCGGGTGATGGCGACCCATGA
- a CDS encoding MEDS domain-containing protein codes for MHYIVDENDPEAVLTALREAGTNVDEAIESGALVMATAEDSYMWNGSFDPDEMVSIVFGMIEDGSEEYEEVRITGETTWALHKFTAIPGYPLGNWHCEQTVITPLGKYYHSIT; via the coding sequence ATGCACTACATCGTCGATGAAAACGATCCTGAAGCGGTGCTGACAGCGCTTCGTGAAGCCGGGACGAACGTTGACGAGGCGATCGAGTCGGGAGCGCTCGTGATGGCTACCGCCGAGGACTCGTATATGTGGAACGGGTCGTTCGATCCCGATGAGATGGTTTCGATAGTCTTCGGGATGATCGAGGACGGATCCGAGGAGTACGAGGAGGTGCGGATTACCGGTGAAACGACGTGGGCCTTACATAAGTTCACCGCCATTCCCGGGTATCCATTAGGAAATTGGCATTGTGAACAAACAGTCATCACGCCACTGGGGAAATATTACCACAGTATCACATAA